A single Leifsonia sp. 1010 DNA region contains:
- a CDS encoding MarR family transcriptional regulator encodes MRDGGLGSRFPAAAQSPGLLLWRVTNRWQAAMRAALAPHELTHVQYVLLASLTWLSDREPERLVTQADLAGFAATDPMMTSQVVRTLERAGLVERLPHPTDGRARVLRPTAEGVAAARGATADVEAADAAFFASVDAAAFATQLAALAAPPD; translated from the coding sequence ATGCGTGACGGCGGCCTCGGCAGCCGGTTCCCCGCCGCCGCGCAGAGCCCCGGCCTCCTGCTCTGGCGGGTGACGAACCGCTGGCAGGCGGCGATGCGCGCGGCCCTCGCGCCGCACGAGCTGACACACGTGCAGTACGTGCTGCTCGCCTCCCTCACCTGGCTGAGCGATCGGGAGCCGGAGCGGCTGGTGACGCAGGCCGACCTGGCAGGATTCGCCGCGACGGATCCGATGATGACCTCGCAGGTCGTCCGCACCCTCGAACGCGCCGGGCTGGTCGAGCGGCTGCCGCATCCCACCGACGGCCGCGCTCGCGTGCTCCGGCCCACGGCGGAGGGTGTCGCGGCCGCCCGCGGGGCGACGGCGGATGTCGAGGCCGCAGACGCGGCGTTCTTCGCGTCGGTGGATGCGGCCGCATTCGCGACGCAGCTGGCTGCCCTCGCGGCCCCGCCGGACTGA
- a CDS encoding gluconokinase — translation MERVQVVVMGVSGSGKSTVGELLAARLGVPFVDGDALHPPANVAKMASGVPLTDDDRIPWLREVGRVLETTAPEGVVVACSALKRAYRDLIRSEAPGAVFAELDGSRELLASRMAARPGHFMPVSLLDSQLATLQPLQDDEPGMRLDVGRPPNELADTIARELSARA, via the coding sequence GTGGAGCGTGTGCAGGTGGTGGTGATGGGCGTGTCCGGTTCGGGCAAGAGCACGGTGGGGGAGCTGCTCGCGGCGCGCCTCGGTGTGCCCTTCGTCGACGGCGACGCCCTGCACCCGCCGGCGAACGTCGCGAAGATGGCGTCTGGTGTCCCGCTGACCGACGACGACCGCATCCCGTGGCTGCGCGAGGTCGGCCGCGTGCTCGAGACGACCGCGCCGGAGGGCGTCGTCGTGGCGTGCTCGGCGCTCAAGCGGGCGTACCGCGACCTGATCCGGTCGGAGGCGCCGGGCGCGGTGTTCGCGGAGCTCGACGGTTCCCGCGAGCTGCTCGCGTCACGGATGGCCGCCCGGCCCGGCCATTTCATGCCCGTTTCGCTGCTCGACTCGCAGCTCGCCACCCTCCAGCCGCTGCAGGACGACGAGCCGGGGATGCGCCTCGATGTCGGCCGCCCGCCGAACGAACTGGCCGACACCATCGCGCGGGAGCTGTCCGCCCGCGCCTGA
- the gndA gene encoding NADP-dependent phosphogluconate dehydrogenase, whose amino-acid sequence MSQEATANIGVVGLAVMGSNLARNLASREGNTVAVYNRTFSRTEDLMNAHPEAGFVGSEEIDDFVASLSKPRTAIIMVQAGKGTDAVIDQLVERFEPGDIIVDGGNANFHDTIEREKRIAPTGIHFVGAGISGGEEGALNGPSIMPGGSVESYKTLGPILESIAAVAEGEPCVTHVGTDGAGHFVKMIHNGIEYADMQLIAEAYDLLRTIGGLEPAQIADVFAEWNNGYLESYLIEITAEVLRQVDAETGKPFIDIVLDQAGSKGTGVWTVQNALDLGVPVGGIAEAVFARAVSSKPAQRAAVQATIQSRPDVQKTDDVAAFADDVSKALYASKVVAYAQGFDAIIAGAEKYGWDIHKDKIAKIWRGGCIIRAQFLNRIADAYDENPNIATLLEAPYFADAVREGEAAWRRIVATAALSGVPVPGFGSALSYYDSLASKRLPAALVQGQRDFFGAHTYKRVDKDGVFHTLWSGDRTEIETEPSTH is encoded by the coding sequence GTGTCACAGGAAGCAACCGCGAACATCGGCGTCGTCGGCTTGGCGGTGATGGGGTCGAATCTGGCCCGCAACCTCGCCTCGCGGGAGGGCAACACCGTCGCCGTCTACAACCGCACCTTCTCGCGGACGGAAGACCTGATGAACGCGCACCCGGAGGCGGGTTTCGTCGGTTCGGAGGAGATCGACGACTTCGTCGCGTCGCTGTCGAAGCCGCGTACCGCGATCATCATGGTGCAGGCCGGTAAGGGCACGGACGCGGTGATCGACCAGCTGGTGGAGCGGTTCGAGCCGGGCGACATCATCGTCGACGGCGGCAACGCGAACTTCCACGACACGATCGAGCGGGAGAAGCGGATCGCGCCGACGGGCATCCACTTCGTCGGCGCGGGCATCTCCGGCGGCGAGGAGGGTGCGTTGAACGGCCCGTCGATCATGCCGGGCGGTTCGGTGGAGTCGTACAAGACGCTGGGACCAATCCTGGAATCGATCGCCGCGGTCGCCGAGGGTGAGCCGTGCGTGACCCATGTCGGCACCGACGGCGCCGGTCACTTCGTGAAGATGATCCACAACGGCATCGAGTACGCCGACATGCAGCTCATCGCCGAGGCCTACGACCTGCTGCGCACGATCGGCGGGCTGGAGCCTGCGCAGATCGCGGACGTGTTCGCCGAGTGGAACAACGGCTACCTGGAGTCGTACCTGATCGAGATCACCGCGGAGGTGCTGCGCCAGGTGGATGCGGAGACCGGCAAGCCGTTCATCGACATCGTCCTCGACCAGGCCGGGTCCAAGGGCACCGGCGTCTGGACCGTGCAGAACGCGCTCGACCTGGGCGTCCCGGTCGGCGGCATCGCGGAGGCCGTGTTCGCCCGCGCCGTCTCCTCGAAGCCGGCGCAGCGTGCGGCGGTGCAGGCGACCATCCAGTCCCGGCCGGACGTGCAGAAGACCGACGACGTGGCCGCGTTCGCCGACGACGTGTCCAAGGCGCTGTACGCGTCGAAGGTCGTCGCCTACGCGCAGGGCTTCGACGCGATCATCGCCGGCGCCGAGAAGTACGGATGGGACATCCACAAGGACAAGATCGCCAAGATCTGGCGCGGCGGCTGCATCATCCGCGCCCAGTTCCTCAACCGCATCGCCGACGCCTACGACGAGAACCCCAACATCGCCACGCTGCTCGAGGCGCCGTACTTCGCCGACGCCGTCCGCGAGGGCGAGGCCGCCTGGCGTCGCATCGTCGCCACCGCCGCGCTCTCCGGCGTTCCCGTCCCCGGCTTCGGCTCCGCACTGTCGTACTACGACTCGCTCGCCTCCAAGCGCCTCCCCGCCGCGCTCGTGCAGGGCCAGCGCGACTTCTTCGGAGCGCACACCTACAAGCGCGTGGACAAGGACGGCGTCTTCCACACCCTGTGGTCCGGCGACCGCACCGAAATCGAAACCGAACCCTCCACCCACTGA
- a CDS encoding TetR family transcriptional regulator, protein MAGTRPYRSTLRQEHAQQTRRRILEAAAEVFSARGYASASLADIATAAGVSVESVKVHGPKRALLLAAFELSFGGEAGEASLTERPEIAAIAALDDPQEMLDRLVPFIAAANARTAGLWATFTAASRDDEAVRAAYTELLGRRHADYLAMVGLLGERGIASIAALPPAGRRELADALSFVMSPEGHQQLVGESGWSFERYSTWVLATVRALITEAGAASTG, encoded by the coding sequence GTGGCCGGCACGCGCCCGTACCGTTCGACCCTCCGGCAGGAGCATGCGCAGCAGACGCGGCGCCGCATCCTGGAGGCCGCCGCCGAGGTGTTCTCTGCACGCGGCTATGCGAGCGCCTCGCTCGCGGACATCGCGACGGCCGCCGGCGTCTCGGTCGAGAGCGTCAAGGTGCACGGGCCGAAGCGGGCGCTGCTGCTCGCCGCTTTCGAGCTGAGCTTCGGCGGGGAGGCGGGGGAGGCGTCGCTCACCGAGCGGCCCGAGATCGCGGCGATCGCCGCCCTCGACGATCCGCAGGAGATGCTCGACCGGCTCGTTCCCTTCATCGCCGCCGCCAACGCGCGGACGGCGGGCCTCTGGGCGACGTTCACCGCCGCGTCGCGCGACGATGAGGCGGTTCGCGCCGCGTACACGGAACTGCTCGGGCGCCGCCATGCCGACTACCTGGCGATGGTGGGTCTCCTGGGAGAGCGCGGGATCGCCTCCATCGCGGCCCTCCCTCCGGCCGGGCGCCGCGAGCTCGCCGACGCCCTCTCGTTCGTCATGTCGCCCGAAGGCCACCAGCAGCTCGTCGGCGAGAGCGGATGGAGCTTCGAGCGCTACTCGACGTGGGTGCTCGCGACGGTGCGCGCGCTCATCACGGAAGCCGGTGCGGCGTCGACGGGATGA